ATAAGAGTTGTTTTACCAACCCGTCTTCTGCCGTATATGATAACAAATTCCGGATTTTCTGAATTATAATGTCTGTTTAAAAATTCCAGTTCATCATTTCGGTCAACAAAATTCTCTCCGGCATTTAGTTGAGACATAAGTATACTACTCAATACTCAACGAAATTATATATACATTTCCTGCCCTCTCTCACATAAAAACGTTCATGAAACAAATTTTTCATGCACTGTTTCATGAACCGACTTTCCGCAGGTATTTCATGACTTTAAAGTGCTAAAATAGCCAACTGTCAAATTCTATTTCCTGATAAAAAATTGAAAAAATCGAATAGGTATAGTGGACAGTATCTTTAGGAGGATTGAATTCCAACTGGTAAAGTCAGGTTAAAAAACGAGCTATCCGGAATTTCCGGATAACTCAAATTCTAAAAATTTAGAACCACGTTTTTTATAGCAATTTCATGCCTCTTTGGAAACATTCAAATTGTTTATCTTACTAATAAGATTTATAAGATACAGCATGTCATTAATAGAAATAAAGACAGGAACCATCACAGAAAAAGGCCAGATTGTCATTCCAAAATCATTAAGAGAGAGATTTTCTCCAGGTGAAAAAGTTGCAATAATTTCTTATGAGGACAGAATTGAATTAAGGCCTATCAGTTCTGTAAACGAAGCGCTTTCATGTGCATATGCAACGGAGAAGACTCTTAAAAAAGACTGGGATTCAAAAGAAGAAGATGAGGCATGGAAGAATTTGTAAAAGGTGACGTCTTAGTCGTCCCTTTCCCTTTTTTCCTCCCAACCTTCATCGCCACATCTCCCCGAAATTCTTCTTAATCTTCCCGGCAGACCGGACAGAACCATGAAAAATGCTCATCATTCACAGTCCTCCAGGAGTTTGGCTATCTCCTCCGGGGATGGAAGCTGACTCTGAAGCTCCCCCGGAAGCTCGGATACGATCCTGCATGTGGCAACACCAATAGGGGATTGCGATGACTGGAGAGCGTACTCGACAACTGTGCGGTTCTTCTCTTTGCAGAGAATTATCCCGATTGAAGGGTTCTCATCCTCCTCCCGCACCTGCCGGTCAAGGACAGTCAGGTAGAACTGCATCTTCCCGACAAACTCCGGCAGAAACTCCCCGATCTTGAGCTCAACTGCAACCAGACATCTGAGTCTTCTGTGATACAGCAGAAGATCGATAAAATATTCTTTTTCATCAACCTCAAGCCTGAACTGGCTACCAACAAAAGTGAAGACACCCCCCATTGCACGAAGAAAATCCTCTATCCTTCCGATAAGGGCACGTTCAAGCTCCCTCTCTGAATGCCTATCCCAAAGCTCCAGAAAATCGAATACATACTCGTCACGGACTGCCAGTCTCGCCTGACCACGGACTTTTTCATCAACAGCCCTATCAAAATTTGTCTGCCCCAAAAGCGTCTTCTCATAGCTTTGGTTCTCTATCTGGTGAATAAGGACATTTCTTGACCACCCGAATTTCCGGACCATTTTGATAAAAATTCACGTTTTGGACTCTCCTTACAGCGTGACATTATAACAAGATTATGACTCCAGCTGATTTCTCCAACCAGAGGTTGGAGATTTTCATCATCACAATATTCCCTGTAAAACTGCCGCATGTACCAGAGATTCTGGGCAGAAAAGCCTTTAATGCCGGGAAATTCCATCTGAAGATCCTCAGAGAGCCGCTGCACACATAACGCCCGGAAGTGGCGTGAGAAAGAAGATTTGAATATCAGTTATAATTTGAATATCCGTAACACCTGCTTTTTTTAAGTATATTGAAAAATTAGAGGAACTTCGGCCTGTTGATCTTGTGAGAAGAGACGGAGTTCATGAGGAGGATGAGTTTTTTTGAGGTTAGGGGGGTTTGTGAAATATTATTACGAGTTACGTTCGTGACTTCTCTTGCAATTGGTTCGCAAACGGTTCGTAAGTGGTTCGTAAATTGTTCGTAAAAAGAGCGTAAAAATGGTTTTAATCTGATTATATGAAGTTTCTTTAATGTGTGTATGAGATGTAAATGAATCGCAAATGGTTCGCAAACCGATCATGATTATTGTTTATAAATGATCGATTTACCTACACCAGTCCGTTTGAGAACTCCTGATGATACAAGCTCATTTAGATCTCTATTTGCTGTAGTCTTTGAAACAGAATTCAATTCCTGGTAGACTTTATTTGAAATTTCACCATTCTCAATAACGTATTCTACGGCTCTTTTCTGTCGATCGTTTAAGGCCTTGCTTTTTAAGAGTTGTTCTGGGTCAAAACTCTTTTTGAAATAAACAGAAAATCCTCCAATTTCTTCTTTAAATTCAGGTAGCTGTAATCCAGCCTTCAAAAGTGCAGAACGCATCCTCTCTATCCCTGTTCCCCATGCTTCAATAAAATCCGATTTGTACATTACATTTGCGACTAGTGGGTTGCGAGGAATTGATGAATGGAGTTTTACTATGTCGTCGATCGTAACTCCCTGGGGGAGACCACCGGGATTATGAAACCAGATATAATCATCAAATATTTTAATCTGTGTCTGCCTATTGGACATAAAATAATCCCTGTGAACAACCGAATTGAGCAAAGCCTCCCTTATCGCTTTAAGGGGGTAATCCCAGATCTCTTTTCTCTTAAAGGAGTCTCCTGAAATCTCGTATCTGACGTTGATGAATCCTTTTATAGCTTCTTCTGCTACCTCTAACTGACGGAACAGATTCCCACCGGCTATTTTGTCCCCGATAATAATATCTTCTTCTTTGAAACGTCCAATTCGGACAAAAGCATTTGTGAAATATTTTTGGGGATTTTTGCCGAACAGAATAATTGCACCGTTTGTCAGCTTTCCGTCATGCAGAAGATTCAAATGCTCCAAAATTTCAGTAACAGATTCGCTTGCTGCAGAGATGGGCATTCGTCCGCTGTCTAAACCAAGCTTTACAAAATATTTTACTGTCTGTTCATCGATCTCATCAGGATTAAAATCTCCTGGAATATTGTCCCACATAGTTGTTCTTAGGAAATAAGTTCTCAACTCTTCTGCCTGCATTTCACGGGTGGTATTTCCAACTCTTGAATAGTATTTTCCATCATAGGAAACAGGGTTTGGGCTTTTGGAAACCTCGATCTTAAGAATTTTTTTCCCATCGATTGTATGAGACGTAATTACAGGATGGATCAAAAGTTTATTTGCAATGGTATCTGTTACTTGTTTTATTTTGTTATTGGAGCAGTTAAAACCGACAATAGTCTTGTCGTCTGCTACACCGACCAGCAAGACTCCTCCATTTGTATTGGAAAACGCAGATAAAGTTTTGTACATCGCCGGGTTTTCCGATTCTTTAAATTCAACCTGCCGGTTTTCAGTATCTGATAATATTACATCCAAGTCCATTGTTCTATCCAGGGTTTTAATTCATTTCAATAATTTATTGAATTGATTATCTTTTTTTCAGGTATATGGTTTCCGATTGTGAGAACTTTTATAATTGAGTTTGTAAATTCGATTCGATGAGGATTGTCAATTTGTTGATCTTTCGATAAAGTCAGGCGATCTTCGTGTCGGCCTTGACTTTATCAGGCGGTCGGTGATGACTGCCGAGTATGACGCAAGGACCTCTGTTACCGAAGAGGATGTAACCGCTACATTTTCGCTTTCAAAGGATTTGCATGTGAATGAAACATTAAAGACCCTTAAGACCGGTAACAACCCCGGTAATTAAAAACGAATCAGATAAAAAATTGAGATATTATCAAATTTTTAAGTCTTATATAAATCTAATAATTAGTAACAACAATCTCGTTAATCTCTCCTCTGCCACTGCCTTTTGAATTGATTCGTCTTTTTGCAGGCACTCTTTTTATATTAAAGTCCTCATAGAGTGAGTCGAAGAAATCATCATCCGGATTTGTGTTTTTCGGATCAGAATTGGAGAGCATAACTTTCGCTGATTTTGAATCGCAAAATCTAAAAAATTCAGCAAGACGTCTTTGATCATCATCTGAAAAACCGTCCTTTGCATAATTGTTGAATTGTGATGTCTTGTTTATCGGCCGGTAAGGAGGATCAAAATAAAAAAATGTCTCATCATCTGCCAGCCTTCCCGCCTCTTCAAAATCACGGCATTGAATCTCTGTATTCTCCAAAATCTCCGATGCCGAATAAATACTATCCTCAATTGCAATATGAGGATTTTTGTATCTGCCAAAGGGAACATTAAACCCGCCACTTCCATTTACACGGTAAAGACCGTTAAAACACGTCCTGTTTAAAAAAATAAGACTGGCGGCTCTTTCTACAGCACTGCTGTTTACAGATGAATAAGAAAAGCCCTCCTTTTTTTGATTATAGGAGGAGCGGATATTATAGTAAAACTCCTGTCTTTTCTCCTCATCAAGCTTTAGATATTCACCCTCATATTCTCTTAAAATATCTGCCAGTGAATCAGGAGATTCTTTTACAACGCGATAACAAAGAACCAGCTCTTCGTTTACGTCAGAGATATAACATTCATCAGGCCTGTATTTTGAATTTACAAGGAAATAAAGAGCACCTCCGCCGATAAAAGGCTCAACATACTTAGAAATTCTCCTGCCGGCAGAACCAAAATAATCATCAATGCTCCTGCTTCCTGCAAGCTCTTTTGGAAACCTCGATTCAAGTTCACCAAGAATTTGTGATTTCCCCCCCGCCCATTTCAAAAACGGATTTACAGGTGAATTTTTTTTGCTAAATGCCATAATACCCCCATAAATTTTTAGTTCAGCTGCTCCTCATCAAGCCTGTATAGATACCAGTCCTGCCTTTCGCCTCCGAGCTTCTCATAAAACCTAATCGAAGGCTCATTCCAGGTAAGAACAGTCCAGTCCATACGCCCGCAGCCGCGGTTTTTGGCCTCTTTTTTGCAGAACTCAAATAAAGCCTTTCCAAGCCCTCTTTTTCTAAACTCCTCAAGAACAAAAATATCCTCAAGATAAAGAGTCTGTTTTGCAAGAAATGTCG
The genomic region above belongs to Methanomicrobium antiquum and contains:
- a CDS encoding AbrB/MazE/SpoVT family DNA-binding domain-containing protein, with the protein product MSLIEIKTGTITEKGQIVIPKSLRERFSPGEKVAIISYEDRIELRPISSVNEALSCAYATEKTLKKDWDSKEEDEAWKNL
- a CDS encoding DUF1016 N-terminal domain-containing protein; this encodes MQRLSEDLQMEFPGIKGFSAQNLWYMRQFYREYCDDENLQPLVGEISWSHNLVIMSRCKESPKREFLSKWSGNSGGQEMSLFTR
- a CDS encoding GNAT family N-acetyltransferase, giving the protein MTDFLIEKINEENFSEFIYLIEKLAEYEKLLPPDEDAKLRLKNDAFSKNPKYEAYVAYIDEKPAGYITFYFTYSTFLAKQTLYLEDIFVLEEFRKRGLGKALFEFCKKEAKNRGCGRMDWTVLTWNEPSIRFYEKLGGERQDWYLYRLDEEQLN
- a CDS encoding DNA adenine methylase, whose translation is MAFSKKNSPVNPFLKWAGGKSQILGELESRFPKELAGSRSIDDYFGSAGRRISKYVEPFIGGGALYFLVNSKYRPDECYISDVNEELVLCYRVVKESPDSLADILREYEGEYLKLDEEKRQEFYYNIRSSYNQKKEGFSYSSVNSSAVERAASLIFLNRTCFNGLYRVNGSGGFNVPFGRYKNPHIAIEDSIYSASEILENTEIQCRDFEEAGRLADDETFFYFDPPYRPINKTSQFNNYAKDGFSDDDQRRLAEFFRFCDSKSAKVMLSNSDPKNTNPDDDFFDSLYEDFNIKRVPAKRRINSKGSGRGEINEIVVTNY
- a CDS encoding PDDEXK nuclease domain-containing protein; its protein translation is MVRKFGWSRNVLIHQIENQSYEKTLLGQTNFDRAVDEKVRGQARLAVRDEYVFDFLELWDRHSERELERALIGRIEDFLRAMGGVFTFVGSQFRLEVDEKEYFIDLLLYHRRLRCLVAVELKIGEFLPEFVGKMQFYLTVLDRQVREEDENPSIGIILCKEKNRTVVEYALQSSQSPIGVATCRIVSELPGELQSQLPSPEEIAKLLEDCE
- a CDS encoding ATP-binding protein, with the translated sequence MDLDVILSDTENRQVEFKESENPAMYKTLSAFSNTNGGVLLVGVADDKTIVGFNCSNNKIKQVTDTIANKLLIHPVITSHTIDGKKILKIEVSKSPNPVSYDGKYYSRVGNTTREMQAEELRTYFLRTTMWDNIPGDFNPDEIDEQTVKYFVKLGLDSGRMPISAASESVTEILEHLNLLHDGKLTNGAIILFGKNPQKYFTNAFVRIGRFKEEDIIIGDKIAGGNLFRQLEVAEEAIKGFINVRYEISGDSFKRKEIWDYPLKAIREALLNSVVHRDYFMSNRQTQIKIFDDYIWFHNPGGLPQGVTIDDIVKLHSSIPRNPLVANVMYKSDFIEAWGTGIERMRSALLKAGLQLPEFKEEIGGFSVYFKKSFDPEQLLKSKALNDRQKRAVEYVIENGEISNKVYQELNSVSKTTANRDLNELVSSGVLKRTGVGKSIIYKQ